One genomic region from Methanonatronarchaeum thermophilum encodes:
- a CDS encoding restriction endonuclease subunit S gives MTKQKELEEYKDPSDKKDNNKKSTEKLKIKELGEIITGNTPSTNEPENYGGDIPFVRAKDINKGTIIEDTEKTITQKGLEKVGKNKLIPKKSIMVTCIGAKLGEVAISKKKCLTNQQINSLITSDEHDTWYVYYNLLNNKKKLKNYAGGSAQPILSKSKFGDIKLKTHSYRQQKKIGYILGSLDKKIEVNNNINQLLEEIAQTIFKHWFVDFEPYEEFKDSEIGKIPKEFEVGNIKELLTLRNGKYIKKEKQSKDGKYPVYGANGQINKTNEKNVKERCITIGRVGSIGEIHRVEEEAWISDNCIIAKPKEKVGFNYIYFLLKRLGLKKINQGSSHPMITQEAIKSRQIPVPPIEYLQKFEKNVEMYFERILSLKKENEKLMRIRDTLLPKLMSGEIRVDDIEFE, from the coding sequence TTGACAAAACAAAAAGAACTTGAAGAGTATAAAGATCCCTCGGATAAAAAGGATAATAACAAAAAATCTACTGAAAAATTAAAAATAAAAGAATTAGGGGAAATTATTACGGGAAACACTCCCTCAACCAATGAACCAGAAAATTATGGAGGCGATATTCCATTTGTGAGAGCGAAAGACATCAACAAAGGAACTATAATAGAAGATACAGAGAAAACCATTACTCAAAAAGGACTTGAAAAAGTGGGTAAAAACAAATTAATACCTAAAAAATCTATCATGGTTACATGTATTGGAGCCAAACTTGGAGAAGTAGCAATTTCAAAGAAAAAATGTTTGACTAATCAACAAATTAACTCATTAATCACATCAGATGAACACGATACTTGGTATGTATATTATAACCTCCTTAATAACAAAAAGAAATTAAAAAATTATGCCGGAGGCTCCGCTCAACCAATCCTTTCTAAATCAAAGTTTGGGGATATCAAACTTAAAACTCATTCTTATAGACAGCAAAAGAAAATTGGATATATACTAGGAAGTTTAGATAAGAAAATAGAAGTTAATAACAATATAAATCAGCTTCTTGAAGAGATAGCTCAAACTATCTTTAAACATTGGTTTGTTGATTTTGAGCCCTACGAAGAATTTAAAGACTCAGAAATAGGAAAAATACCCAAGGAATTCGAAGTAGGAAATATAAAAGAATTACTTACTCTAAGAAATGGCAAATATATCAAAAAGGAAAAACAAAGTAAAGACGGAAAATATCCAGTTTATGGAGCAAATGGTCAAATTAATAAAACAAATGAAAAAAATGTTAAAGAAAGATGTATAACAATCGGACGGGTTGGTTCGATAGGGGAAATTCATAGAGTCGAGGAAGAGGCATGGATAAGTGATAATTGTATAATTGCTAAACCAAAAGAAAAAGTAGGGTTTAATTACATTTACTTCTTATTAAAAAGATTAGGACTTAAAAAGATTAACCAAGGCTCTTCTCATCCAATGATAACACAAGAAGCAATTAAGAGTAGACAAATTCCTGTCCCTCCTATAGAGTATCTACAGAAATTTGAGAAAAATGTTGAAATGTATTTTGAACGCATATTATCATTAAAAAAAGAAAATGAAAAGCTGATGAGAATAAGAGATACTTTGCTTCCTAAGTTGATGTCTGGTGAAATTAGGGTGGATGATATTGAGTTTGAGTGA
- a CDS encoding HNH endonuclease codes for MSDDGRGLPPLGLLLFFLIGAFVMFQAMDGFDLTALIGLIFLGGAVGMTGYIYYNVKNEGVKDTVNWLLGSKQDTGGGNSDSSSKVPPPSENLKNELYFERADQKCEWCEEHTDYPEVHHIKPRAEGGSNDTSNLIVLCRNCHGKADRNAISRNKLNYKVKKQMEDY; via the coding sequence ATGAGTGATGATGGGAGAGGTCTTCCGCCGCTTGGTTTGTTGCTTTTCTTTTTGATTGGTGCTTTTGTTATGTTTCAGGCTATGGATGGGTTTGATTTAACAGCCCTGATAGGTCTTATTTTTCTTGGTGGTGCAGTTGGGATGACGGGATACATATATTATAATGTTAAGAATGAGGGAGTAAAGGATACGGTGAATTGGTTGTTGGGGAGTAAGCAGGATACTGGTGGGGGGAATTCTGATTCTTCTAGTAAGGTGCCTCCACCATCTGAAAATCTTAAGAATGAATTGTATTTTGAGAGAGCAGATCAAAAGTGTGAGTGGTGTGAGGAGCATACGGATTATCCTGAGGTCCATCATATCAAGCCGAGAGCCGAAGGCGGATCAAACGATACTTCAAACTTAATTGTTTTATGTAGAAATTGCCATGGAAAAGCAGATAGAAACGCAATATCCAGAAACAAACTAAACTACAAGGTTAAAAAACAAATGGAGGACTACTAA
- a CDS encoding ATP-binding protein, with product MGKDNLSWSSLELQSKIEEDSETLHNHTGLLNSKDRYNRVLEYISNNWSDIQRKNPDLNELDYQDLRIYREILRNRSSRYVGHALQTHNIPVIKRVAGRPPEGNDLSGLRTLQLLEQRLRQEIYICYIAGNMGSGKTDFAILLAELYHTWLNGKVASNIQSFKEKDEYCSGIEELERWLKSEEGKKQKQSNKLFIFDEASSHASGYSKDSTKVERQFSNLLKKFRKYRASLVIIGHTGKDIHPDIRRLLNDFVLKVGRKEAVFYRSVTDAKGSGKRFKLKGIPRTNYTFNTYENTEWKWKNSEEESLEPECVVEIERAKEVVRQIQEEGVDGYVNRYKKNYHAGMEEGTIKSFRENKIIKEFKINKKVYKFVEEDLKDIYMVNK from the coding sequence ATGGGGAAGGATAATCTGAGTTGGAGTAGCCTGGAACTGCAAAGTAAGATTGAGGAGGATTCTGAAACTCTGCACAACCATACTGGCCTACTAAACTCTAAGGATCGGTACAATCGGGTGTTGGAGTATATATCTAATAACTGGAGTGATATACAGAGGAAAAATCCAGATTTGAATGAGCTTGATTATCAGGACCTACGGATTTATCGGGAGATATTGAGGAACAGGTCTTCAAGGTATGTGGGGCATGCTTTGCAGACTCATAATATTCCTGTGATTAAGAGGGTTGCTGGTAGGCCTCCCGAGGGTAATGATCTCAGTGGGTTGCGAACCCTACAGCTACTTGAACAAAGGTTGCGGCAGGAGATTTATATTTGTTATATTGCGGGAAATATGGGTAGCGGTAAAACCGACTTCGCAATCCTGCTGGCTGAACTATACCACACATGGCTAAACGGAAAAGTAGCAAGCAACATCCAATCATTTAAGGAGAAAGATGAATATTGCAGTGGAATAGAAGAACTGGAGAGATGGCTTAAATCAGAGGAAGGAAAGAAACAAAAACAGAGCAATAAACTATTCATCTTCGACGAAGCATCGAGTCATGCTTCTGGTTATTCTAAGGACAGTACAAAGGTGGAGAGACAGTTCTCTAATTTATTGAAGAAGTTTAGGAAGTATCGTGCGAGCTTGGTTATTATTGGGCATACGGGTAAGGATATCCATCCTGACATAAGGCGTTTACTTAATGATTTTGTTTTGAAGGTTGGTCGGAAGGAAGCGGTTTTCTACCGCTCCGTAACCGATGCCAAAGGCAGTGGAAAAAGATTCAAGCTAAAGGGAATTCCCAGGACAAACTACACATTCAACACATATGAGAATACGGAGTGGAAATGGAAAAATTCTGAAGAAGAGAGTTTAGAACCCGAGTGTGTGGTGGAGATTGAGCGGGCCAAAGAAGTTGTAAGGCAAATTCAGGAGGAGGGGGTTGATGGTTATGTTAATAGGTATAAGAAGAATTATCATGCTGGGATGGAGGAAGGTACAATCAAAAGCTTCCGGGAAAATAAGATAATCAAGGAGTTTAAAATCAATAAAAAGGTCTATAAGTTTGTTGAGGAGGACTTAAAAGACATCTACATGGTGAATAAATAA
- a CDS encoding N-6 DNA methylase — translation MQHILHHLKEDGLAGTVMANGSMSVQNKQGEIRKKIIQNDLLDTVIALPKELFYTTSIPACIWIFAKGKETDKYRDRPKETLFIDAREHYKSIDKTQNTLKKEHIDKIANKVRAYRGEETAGEYEDEKGFCKITTTQEIAENNYIITPGRYVGIKENNEDDIPYDIKMEKLTSELREQFKKSNQLQKQIETNLERLGF, via the coding sequence ATCCAACACATACTACACCACCTAAAAGAAGACGGATTAGCCGGAACAGTAATGGCCAACGGCTCAATGTCAGTACAAAACAAACAGGGAGAAATACGCAAAAAAATAATACAAAACGACTTACTAGACACAGTAATAGCACTACCAAAAGAACTATTCTACACAACAAGCATCCCAGCCTGCATATGGATATTCGCAAAAGGAAAAGAAACAGACAAATACAGAGATAGACCCAAAGAAACACTCTTCATAGACGCAAGAGAACACTACAAAAGCATAGACAAAACACAAAACACACTCAAAAAAGAACATATAGACAAAATAGCCAACAAAGTAAGAGCCTACCGAGGAGAAGAAACAGCTGGAGAATACGAAGACGAAAAAGGATTCTGCAAAATAACTACAACACAAGAAATAGCCGAAAACAACTACATAATCACCCCAGGCCGATACGTAGGAATAAAAGAAAACAACGAAGACGACATACCATACGACATAAAAATGGAAAAACTAACAAGCGAACTAAGAGAACAATTCAAAAAATCAAACCAACTACAAAAACAAATAGAAACAAACCTAGAGAGGCTAGGATTTTGA
- a CDS encoding tyrosine-type recombinase/integrase yields MLKIHKWRHSFAIHCLKNGMDLRKLQKILDHTSLSTTQIYLDVVAQDIQRKYEKIWN; encoded by the coding sequence ATGCTTAAAATTCATAAATGGCGGCACAGCTTCGCAATCCACTGTTTAAAGAATGGAATGGATCTCCGGAAACTTCAGAAGATACTGGATCACACCTCGCTTTCAACCACACAGATATACTTAGATGTAGTAGCTCAAGACATACAAAGGAAATATGAAAAAATATGGAATTAA
- a CDS encoding DUF6095 family protein yields the protein MSIIRDLISTTGNIVKGFFLLLLALVFYAIGGGIFSQSTEFDSGIIFIILLVLTGILFILALAAMIVGIKTILRAFERKR from the coding sequence ATGTCAATTATAAGAGATCTTATAAGTACAACAGGAAATATAGTTAAAGGATTTTTTTTGCTATTACTTGCTTTAGTTTTTTATGCTATCGGTGGAGGAATATTTTCTCAATCTACGGAGTTTGATTCTGGAATAATTTTTATAATCCTTTTGGTACTTACTGGTATTTTATTTATACTAGCATTAGCCGCAATGATTGTAGGAATAAAAACCATTCTAAGGGCATTTGAAAGAAAAAGATAA
- a CDS encoding type I restriction endonuclease subunit R: protein MSLSEWSLSERPAIEVFEDLGYEYREGGEISPAGESSERGSFSDVVLRDRLRRKLVEFNSHIPEDVIDTAVSELLGYGSPKLIKNNREFHENLVEGIDVVYERGGEEIGDKVKVIDFEDPGNNDFLVTNQFSIKIGDNPRRIPDILVFVNGLPIAILENKDPTSTTTSIKKAYEQVTEKYKNDIPDLFNYNEFIVVLDENNARIGCLEADWEWFQPWKYIEEEGDKRPEYSEAETLIRGVFSKNRLIDLIENFIVFNEKEGRLNKVLSAYHQYYAVKKAVETTKNTVPNNDRNKIGLVWHTQGSGKSYTMVFYTKKTRNTRELGNPTFVFVTDRTSLDDQLHRTFTNVGYRTEWAQNITDLREKLDRQYGGLIFTTIQKFQTKKERYHETSEEKFPTVNRNSNVIVIADEAHRSQFKKLGRNLRRALPNASFLGFTATPIEKEDRSCLTTFGEYISQYTIDQSEEDGSTVPIYYESRLAKLKLRNDRIEKKSKELLEAGSEDLKNEMVQKWTRLRKIIENNDERLKTIAQDIVNHFNGRPIEGKGIILAISRKSAVKYKKYIEEIDEAPEVDVVITDPGEYLDEYKDENDLKTRFKDPEDPLKLIVVHDKWTTGFDCPPLHTMYIDRPMKNHNLLQAVGRVNRTYKDKSGGLIVDYIGIADNLKKALDKYTKNIQETAMEDLDRAIKIMHQKHNKTKNFLKETDFKNWQEKEGLELQRLFNKAQNEILETEQKTENFMNTVAELNKVFSLVSPNKEAIKIESDVVFFRALKKSLNNILTPKREKTYEQIDSVMKELVSEGVTVEDIIEVTGLAKWENEQAVLSKEFMQDVEEIEFENLQLRMLERLLRNEINSRKKQNLAKYESFEKKLEETISKYNKKVMSTQEVIKELQNYANEIQQEETRTKELDLTGDELAFYDAINSNTEKNIEQEKLTEIATKIKNRLKDKTDIDWTSRDEIKAKMKSEVKKILRTEGFTHKEYEPLVNPIVEQAELLYGET, encoded by the coding sequence TTGAGTTTGAGTGAGTGGTCTCTTTCTGAAAGACCTGCTATAGAGGTTTTTGAGGATTTAGGTTATGAATATAGGGAAGGTGGGGAGATTAGTCCTGCAGGAGAGAGTTCTGAAAGAGGTTCTTTTTCCGATGTTGTCTTAAGGGACAGATTAAGAAGGAAGTTGGTTGAGTTCAATAGTCATATACCTGAGGATGTTATTGATACTGCTGTTTCTGAATTGCTTGGGTATGGTTCTCCTAAGTTGATTAAAAATAACAGGGAGTTTCATGAGAATTTGGTTGAGGGTATAGATGTTGTTTATGAAAGAGGAGGGGAGGAGATTGGTGATAAAGTCAAGGTAATTGATTTTGAAGATCCAGGTAATAATGATTTCTTGGTTACTAACCAGTTCTCAATCAAGATTGGAGATAACCCTAGAAGAATTCCTGATATACTGGTTTTTGTTAACGGCCTACCTATAGCTATCTTAGAGAATAAAGATCCTACTAGCACTACCACATCTATTAAAAAAGCCTACGAACAGGTAACTGAAAAATATAAGAATGATATCCCGGATTTATTCAACTATAACGAATTCATCGTAGTTTTAGATGAAAATAACGCTAGAATCGGTTGTTTGGAAGCTGATTGGGAATGGTTCCAGCCCTGGAAATACATAGAAGAAGAAGGAGACAAAAGACCAGAGTATTCTGAAGCTGAAACACTGATTAGAGGAGTATTTAGTAAAAATAGATTGATTGATTTAATAGAGAATTTTATTGTTTTTAATGAAAAGGAAGGTAGGTTGAATAAAGTCTTGAGTGCTTACCACCAATATTATGCCGTAAAAAAAGCAGTTGAAACCACTAAAAACACAGTACCAAACAACGACCGTAATAAAATTGGTTTAGTCTGGCATACACAGGGCTCTGGAAAATCATATACAATGGTTTTCTACACCAAAAAAACCAGAAACACAAGAGAACTTGGAAACCCAACTTTTGTCTTTGTTACAGACAGAACAAGCCTAGACGACCAACTACACAGAACATTCACAAACGTGGGATACAGAACCGAATGGGCTCAAAACATCACTGACCTGAGAGAAAAACTGGATAGACAGTACGGCGGACTAATATTCACAACAATACAGAAATTCCAGACAAAAAAAGAAAGATACCACGAAACATCAGAAGAAAAATTCCCCACAGTAAATAGAAATAGCAATGTCATTGTAATAGCAGATGAAGCCCACCGCTCACAATTCAAAAAACTAGGGAGAAACCTAAGAAGAGCCCTCCCCAACGCATCCTTCCTAGGATTCACAGCAACACCAATAGAAAAAGAAGACCGATCATGCCTAACCACATTTGGAGAATACATAAGCCAATACACAATAGACCAATCAGAAGAAGACGGCTCCACCGTACCAATATACTACGAAAGCAGATTAGCCAAACTAAAACTCAGAAACGACAGAATAGAAAAAAAATCAAAAGAACTATTGGAAGCCGGTTCCGAAGACCTAAAGAACGAAATGGTCCAAAAATGGACTAGATTAAGAAAAATCATCGAAAACAACGACGAAAGACTGAAAACAATTGCCCAAGACATAGTTAACCATTTCAACGGCCGTCCAATTGAAGGAAAAGGAATAATTCTAGCTATCAGCAGAAAATCAGCCGTCAAATACAAAAAATACATTGAAGAAATAGATGAAGCCCCTGAGGTAGATGTTGTCATAACAGATCCAGGGGAATACCTAGATGAATATAAAGATGAAAATGACCTAAAAACCAGGTTCAAAGACCCAGAAGACCCTTTAAAACTAATTGTTGTCCATGATAAGTGGACAACCGGTTTCGACTGCCCACCCCTACATACAATGTATATCGATAGACCAATGAAAAACCATAATCTACTGCAAGCTGTCGGAAGAGTTAACAGGACATATAAAGATAAAAGCGGTGGACTAATAGTAGATTACATCGGCATAGCCGACAACCTAAAAAAAGCCCTAGACAAATACACCAAAAACATACAAGAAACAGCCATGGAAGACCTAGACCGAGCAATCAAAATAATGCACCAAAAACACAACAAAACAAAAAACTTCTTAAAAGAAACCGATTTCAAGAACTGGCAAGAAAAAGAAGGATTAGAACTTCAAAGACTATTCAACAAAGCTCAAAACGAAATACTGGAAACAGAACAAAAAACAGAGAACTTCATGAATACAGTAGCAGAACTAAACAAAGTATTTTCACTAGTAAGCCCTAACAAAGAAGCTATAAAAATAGAATCAGACGTAGTATTCTTCAGAGCACTTAAAAAAAGCCTAAACAACATCCTAACACCAAAGAGAGAAAAAACATATGAACAAATAGACTCAGTAATGAAAGAACTGGTATCCGAGGGAGTAACAGTAGAAGACATAATAGAAGTAACAGGCCTAGCAAAATGGGAAAACGAACAAGCAGTACTAAGTAAAGAGTTCATGCAGGATGTCGAAGAAATAGAATTTGAAAACCTACAACTCAGAATGCTCGAAAGATTACTAAGAAACGAAATAAACTCAAGAAAAAAACAAAACCTAGCCAAATACGAATCATTCGAAAAAAAACTAGAAGAAACAATCAGCAAATACAACAAAAAAGTAATGTCAACACAAGAAGTCATAAAAGAACTCCAAAACTACGCAAACGAAATACAACAAGAAGAAACAAGAACAAAAGAACTCGACCTAACAGGAGACGAACTAGCATTCTACGACGCCATAAACTCAAACACAGAAAAAAACATAGAGCAAGAAAAACTAACCGAAATAGCCACAAAAATAAAAAACAGACTAAAAGACAAAACAGACATAGACTGGACATCAAGAGACGAAATAAAAGCAAAAATGAAATCAGAAGTCAAAAAAATACTAAGAACCGAAGGATTCACCCACAAAGAATACGAACCACTAGTAAACCCAATAGTAGAACAAGCAGAACTCCTCTACGGAGAAACATAA
- a CDS encoding DUF3892 domain-containing protein, with amino-acid sequence MVDYYIKCIQEHRGENISNVGVGKKLDKWIETKKTKKEVILDIDEKNKVIKTAYLNNKEWVAGNEVHTVEGEYIRTDRNDKLSDNLGELPNCPD; translated from the coding sequence ATGGTGGATTATTATATAAAATGCATTCAAGAACACCGAGGAGAAAATATTTCTAATGTCGGGGTAGGGAAAAAATTAGATAAATGGATCGAGACTAAAAAAACGAAAAAAGAAGTTATTTTGGATATTGATGAAAAGAACAAGGTAATAAAAACTGCATATTTAAATAATAAAGAATGGGTAGCTGGTAATGAAGTTCATACAGTTGAAGGCGAATACATAAGAACTGATAGAAACGATAAATTATCTGATAACTTAGGAGAACTACCAAATTGTCCTGATTAA
- a CDS encoding ribbon-helix-helix domain-containing protein, with amino-acid sequence MPAKGYKTISLPEGLIELVEETTEQKKEYSNKTEFIKEAIREKLRREQMNQIKTKKEDN; translated from the coding sequence ATGCCAGCAAAAGGCTACAAAACAATAAGCCTCCCCGAAGGCCTAATCGAACTAGTAGAAGAAACAACAGAACAAAAAAAAGAATACTCCAACAAAACAGAATTCATAAAAGAAGCAATAAGAGAAAAACTACGAAGGGAACAAATGAACCAAATCAAAACTAAAAAAGAAGATAATTAA
- a CDS encoding InlB B-repeat-containing protein, translating into MPIKDLDLDKLKGLLKCEVGVSPVLGVILMVAIVVILAGIFSIAVFSTIPSETAPLTSIETEDAAWDEEHSITLSHKYGDPLTKENTKITITNLEDTANQHTTKIPENQIDNKWSTGEKITINTNEIPQTNQIEIRIIHEPTGTTIQSMTTTVTQIEHTDQTYDLTIEIEGEGTTNPTEGTHTYKENEEVNLEATPENNWEFIEWTGDIETTERETTITMNEDKTIKAQFNEKSDPEPDEYDLTIEIEGEGTTNPTEGTHTYKENEEVNLEATPENNWEFIEWTGDIKTTDEEITIEMDSNKEVMAIFGLEDEIYTPIDFDFIHEGEGEYYWVIENPPEKNYIWDVNSWEAELVEINGEDYTNQYSWNQDLPEPIDGNYYIHFIGDKEWSSFEAKLR; encoded by the coding sequence ATGCCAATAAAAGACCTGGATCTGGATAAATTAAAGGGTTTATTAAAGTGTGAAGTAGGAGTCAGTCCAGTTCTAGGTGTAATCCTCATGGTGGCAATAGTAGTAATCCTTGCAGGAATATTTTCTATAGCAGTTTTCAGCACTATACCTTCAGAAACCGCACCACTAACATCTATCGAAACAGAAGACGCAGCATGGGATGAAGAACACTCAATAACACTATCCCACAAATACGGAGACCCACTAACAAAAGAAAACACAAAAATAACAATAACCAACCTCGAAGACACCGCAAACCAACACACAACCAAAATCCCCGAAAACCAAATAGACAACAAATGGTCCACAGGAGAAAAAATAACAATAAATACAAATGAAATACCACAAACAAACCAAATAGAAATCCGAATCATACACGAACCAACCGGAACAACAATCCAATCAATGACAACGACAGTAACACAAATAGAACATACAGACCAAACGTATGATTTAACAATTGAAATAGAGGGTGAAGGAACTACAAACCCAACAGAAGGCACACACACCTACAAGGAAAACGAAGAAGTAAACCTTGAAGCAACACCAGAAAACAACTGGGAATTCATAGAATGGACCGGAGACATAGAAACAACAGAAAGAGAAACCACTATAACAATGAACGAAGACAAAACAATAAAAGCTCAGTTCAATGAAAAATCAGATCCTGAACCAGATGAATATGATTTAACAATTGAAATAGAGGGTGAAGGAACTACAAACCCAACAGAAGGCACACACACCTACAAGGAAAACGAAGAAGTAAACCTTGAAGCAACACCAGAAAACAACTGGGAATTCATAGAATGGACCGGAGACATAAAAACAACAGATGAAGAGATAACCATCGAAATGGATAGTAATAAAGAAGTAATGGCAATATTTGGTTTGGAAGATGAAATTTACACTCCAATAGACTTTGATTTCATACATGAAGGGGAAGGAGAATATTATTGGGTAATAGAAAACCCACCAGAAAAAAATTATATTTGGGATGTTAACTCTTGGGAAGCTGAACTAGTAGAAATAAATGGAGAAGATTATACTAATCAATATAGTTGGAACCAAGATTTACCAGAACCAATTGATGGAAACTACTATATACACTTTATTGGAGATAAAGAATGGAGTTCTTTTGAAGCTAAGTTAAGGTAA
- a CDS encoding winged helix-turn-helix domain-containing protein: MKNLSTKPSNNTKNNQNKQTRLQLYNLNQTDRKTLYLLDQGYYLTQIANQLNLTISGVYRSAEKLEKLQIIQRQGNTKPVKYKILLEHIPHTNGFAPGVQPTAENPFLEIHGALIKFSNLNQLHNQLEENGDRLSGLKFFHKIDDSPHNRTDYLFRYGQNQIRVTTRSALVKRLPDNRYKAPIDLQNTVEFGEGLIFPFEEMENKVLERCKGMFVSFLKRIRLESNGQLKIGRLDGIGFKGWTQKREYAFNYGEDKVRLSKTQNGVRLALRDLPDGWLDHSPLPGRKAEAEGLRTLAQDLGLVRALRSQGIVTKESLDQHFEELVNELRGFGLEDNGIRREVVELKETQRELVEFLKTMYNSLTELNGENCFSKKEGDGEESGLDDNFYDMYC; this comes from the coding sequence GTGAAAAACCTGTCAACAAAACCAAGTAATAACACAAAAAACAACCAAAACAAGCAAACCAGGCTACAGCTATACAACCTAAACCAAACGGACCGCAAAACTCTATATTTATTAGATCAAGGATACTACCTCACCCAGATAGCAAACCAACTAAACCTAACAATCTCCGGAGTATACCGAAGCGCAGAGAAGCTGGAAAAACTCCAGATAATCCAGAGACAAGGGAATACTAAGCCGGTTAAATACAAAATATTGCTAGAGCATATCCCGCATACCAATGGTTTTGCACCGGGGGTGCAGCCGACAGCGGAGAATCCTTTTTTAGAGATACACGGAGCCCTAATCAAGTTCTCCAACTTGAATCAACTGCATAATCAACTTGAGGAGAATGGAGATAGGTTATCTGGTTTGAAGTTTTTCCATAAAATCGATGACAGTCCACACAACCGCACTGACTACCTATTCAGATATGGCCAAAACCAGATTCGGGTTACTACGAGGTCTGCGTTGGTTAAGAGGTTGCCTGATAATAGGTATAAGGCTCCGATTGACCTCCAGAACACAGTTGAATTTGGTGAAGGCCTGATATTTCCTTTTGAGGAAATGGAGAATAAGGTGTTGGAGCGGTGTAAGGGTATGTTTGTTTCTTTTTTGAAGAGAATCCGCTTGGAGTCTAATGGCCAGTTAAAGATTGGTAGGTTAGATGGTATTGGGTTTAAGGGTTGGACGCAGAAACGTGAGTATGCATTCAATTATGGAGAGGATAAGGTTCGGCTTTCGAAGACACAGAATGGTGTTAGGTTAGCACTTCGGGATTTGCCGGATGGTTGGCTTGATCACTCACCACTACCTGGTAGGAAGGCAGAGGCTGAAGGCTTACGGACTTTGGCTCAGGATCTTGGTTTGGTGAGGGCTTTGCGTTCTCAGGGTATTGTGACTAAAGAGTCTCTGGATCAACATTTTGAAGAACTTGTTAATGAGTTACGTGGTTTTGGTTTAGAGGATAATGGTATTCGTAGGGAGGTTGTTGAGTTGAAGGAAACTCAAAGAGAGTTAGTTGAATTTTTAAAGACTATGTATAATTCTTTAACTGAATTGAATGGTGAAAACTGTTTTTCTAAGAAAGAGGGAGATGGAGAGGAGAGTGGTTTGGATGATAATTTTTATGATATGTATTGTTGA
- a CDS encoding tyrosine-type recombinase/integrase produces the protein MEKIGYKTQKQHQKLPKYHRETEIQQMLEKSDQNNQRDYLILKILWSTGLRGSELTSLQKKDLEFNEKRIIVRNGKGGKDRVVPVPQEIKNLLKMWTNNLNKNDHVFDISSRTLRNIVYKYAEKCDFTSKPHKWRHSFAIHCLKNGMDLRTLQKILGHTSLSTTQIYLDVVAEDVQKEYEKVWG, from the coding sequence ATGGAAAAAATAGGCTATAAAACACAAAAACAACACCAAAAATTACCGAAATACCATAGAGAAACGGAAATACAACAAATGCTAGAAAAATCCGACCAAAACAACCAAAGAGACTACCTAATACTAAAAATCCTATGGAGCACCGGCCTACGAGGAAGCGAACTAACCTCATTACAAAAGAAAGATCTCGAGTTCAACGAAAAAAGAATAATAGTAAGGAATGGTAAGGGTGGGAAAGACAGAGTAGTACCAGTACCCCAGGAAATCAAGAACCTGTTGAAGATGTGGACAAACAACCTAAACAAAAATGACCATGTATTCGATATTTCATCACGGACACTAAGGAATATAGTTTATAAGTACGCTGAAAAATGTGATTTTACATCTAAGCCGCATAAATGGCGGCACAGCTTCGCAATCCACTGCCTCAAGAATGGAATGGACCTAAGGACTCTACAAAAGATACTGGGTCACACCTCACTTTCAACCACACAGATATACTTAGATGTAGTGGCTGAAGACGTACAAAAAGAGTATGAGAAAGTTTGGGGATGA